The proteins below come from a single Anguilla rostrata isolate EN2019 chromosome 3, ASM1855537v3, whole genome shotgun sequence genomic window:
- the si:ch211-168f7.5 gene encoding uncharacterized protein si:ch211-168f7.5, translating into MAGRRGCMNSLWSGSERVRFGERLKASLAGILELDLLRFRHLEMVEGALGRRDGTERQRGSSEWISADGTARSRRQQVQSVSDSGLTCFSSFGDGVDSRWSTLSWDIPSDPLSPPTPDLSGAAQLDCDSRPSSGFYSVSGSSLSDSCCSVCSEGVPGALGGAAGVRSSWGPVDCRPHSADHSASHWRECRQQPTQGATEEKGERRPVSTGDLEVSGLLFLSDLCSGLGQSQLASFYPNASNQPRLQLDPKFCSDLVSRKTKEVYPYPSPLHAVALQSPLFTSPQDPTPPNANPNLPPTSEANRHDEPKTEDSVLTRQQAPSHLSQLDQYISKLVLQYHSRATTDLSSRPGSRKWSSGPARGSSQSLTSFDSHSTSSTMTVTQRKSFFGNSGSIGASGNGKGGGSCRNSINLGNLSSLNGENLNLSFQLNLNLNLNPNLNSNLSLDSKNVKEVMGSYGYLGNETLARTPPPTSSTTSTSSTWRGRKRISTCLQTVSHRGSLEIKGTGFSPQGFSRSMDWSGISQELEENPAKLCEGSPKISENSARVCEISRVSGLPRSVVVGLLEEGVELDEDCFRTEAERGEAFPDGTPATSPSPYSHSQLPESDQSACHSSASLQSHSTIYPHSELDLHLPPHCPSSFSDGLSTPSAHGQAVHAARQSTPTAHFDCHPSALAHPLPHPLSHLQTPSPPGSPADSQLSAHSARPAAHSPSLSQSRSPFLPAPLSVFHRDSPSQTSLPRFRVHRSPLEGDWRPRGGSLRQESGAGWESGGRGWRRAEGERLYQGKHASRELVRASTVSSFAGRESCNRWEEEAEGDLSGTAKRGTSFRKRLEGLFGGKEKERGVGSKRDGGRQNTSSEKSCSSVKKGKTEEEGEQENPSKHKGRGWSSRNSGVRPAGGLFRSESQGVLDRRFHKQSSKERRQQWVSSLEIARSGMEYTSQGLSLERARAFGGGGEDERLSSTASLFHLSRSQSPEGSCLSLSPLSSPSLSPPPPPARMTRSRSFRDLGRRVFGSVKPFSFKTQSLRK; encoded by the exons ATGGCTGGTCGTCGTGGTTGTATGAACTCGCTTTGGTCCGGAAGCGAACGGGTTCGTTTTGGAGAGCGTCTGAAAGCAAGTCTGGCTGGAATACTGGAATTGGACCTACTGAGGTTCCGACACCTGGAAATGGTTGAGGGGGCGTTGGGTCGAAGAGACGGTACAGAACGACAGCGGGGAAGCAGTGAGTGGATTTCCGCCGACGGCACTGCAAGGTCCCGTAGGCAACAG GTCCAGTCTGTCTCTGATTCGGGGCTGACGTGCTTCAGCAGTTTTGGGGACGGTGTTGACTCACGCTGGTCCACTTTGTCCTGGGACATTCCTTCGGACCCGCTGTCCCCCCCTACCCCGGACCTCTCCGGCGCCGCCCAGCTGGACTGCGATTCGAGGCCCAGTTCAG GCTTCTACTCAGTCAGCGGGAGCTCCCTGTCTGACTCCTGCTGCTCCGTTTGCAGCGAGGGGGTTCCAGGGGCACtcgggggggctgctggggtcAGGAGCAGCTGGGGGCCCGTGGACTGCCGGCCTCACTCCGCAGATCACAGCGCCTCCCACTGGCGGGAATGCAGGCAGCAGCCAACCCAGGGTGCAACggaagagaagggagagaggaggccaGTCTCTACAG GGGACCTTGAAGTCAGTGGCCTCCTATTCTTGTCTGACCTTTGCTCTGGTCTAGGTCAGTCACAGCTGGCGTCATTCTATCCTAATGCATCAAACCAGCCTCGACTTCAGCTGGACCCAAAATTCTGCTCAGACTTGGTGTCCCGCAAGACAAAAGAGGTGTACCCCTACCCCAGTCCGCTTCATGCTGTGGCACTCCAAAGCCCTCTGTTCACCTCGCCTCAAGACCCGACGCCTCCcaacgctaaccctaacctacccccCACCTCAGAGGCGAATCGGCACGACGAGCCGAAAACTGAGGACTCTGTGCTGACCCGACAGCAGGCCCCATCACACCTTTCTCAGCTGGATCAGTACATTTCAAAGCTGGTTCTCCAGTACCATTCCAGGGCCACCACAGACTTGAGTTCCAGACCTGGTTCTCGGAAGTGGAGCTCTGGTCCTGCACGTGGGTCAAGCCAGTCACTGACTTCTTTCGATAGCCACAGTACATCCTCAACCATGACTGTGACCCAGCGCAAATCTTTCTTTGGAAACTCTGGGAGCATCGGTGCAAGTGGCAATGGAAAGGGGGGTGGCAGTTGCAGGAATTCCATAAATTTGGGAAACCTATCATCCTTGAATGgtgaaaatttgaatttaagttttcaattaaatttgaatttgaatttgaatccaAATTTGAACTCAAATTTAAGTTTGGACTCAAAAAATGTGAAGGAAGTGATGGGCTCATACGGCTACCTGGGAAATGAGACCCTTGCCcgtacccctccccccacttctTCCACTACCTCCACATCGTCAACTTGGAGAGGCAGAAAAAGGATCTCTACCTGCCTGCAGACGGTCAGTCACCGTGGGTCACTGGAGATAAAGGGGACGGGATTCAGTCCGCAGGGCTTCTCCCGGTCCATGGACTGGAGCGGCATTTCACAAGAGCTGGAGGAAAATCCGGCCAAGCTCTGTGAAGGTTCTCCCAAGATTAGCGAGAATTCGGCCAGGGTCTGCGAGATATCTCGAGTTTCAGGGCTCCCTCGGTCGGTGGTTGTGGGGCTTCTGGAGGAAGGGGTGGAGCTGGATGAAGACTGCTTCAGGActgaggcagagaggggtgAGGCTTTTCCAGATGGGACGCCAGCTActagcccctccccctactCCCACTCCCAGCTACCAGAGTCTGATCAGTCCGCCTGCCACTCAAGTGCCTCGCTCCAGAGCCACTCAACAATTTACCCGCACTCAGAGCTGGACCTCCACCTACCCCCGCACTGCCCTTCCTCCTTCTCAGATGGCCTCTCCACACCCAGCGCTCACGGCCAGGCGGTCCACGCGGCCAGACAATCCACGCCCACGGCTCACTTTGACTGCCACCCCTCTGCTCTGGCTCATCCTCTCCCCCATCCTCTTTCTCACCTCCAAACGCCGTCTCCGCCTGGCTCCCCCGCCGATTCCCAGCTCTCCGCGCACTCGGCTCGTCCCGCCGCCCACTCCCCGTCCCTGTCGCAGTCACGCTCTCCCTTCCTGCCGGCGCCGCTCTCCGTCTTCCATCGCGACTCTCCCTCCCAGACCTCCCTTCCCCGCTTCCGTGTGCACCGGTCCCCCCTGGAGGGAGACTGGCGGCCGAGGGGAGGGTCACTCAGACAGGAGTCGGGCGCAGGTTGGgagtcgggggggaggggatggaggaGAGCAGAAGGCGAACGATTATATCAGGGCAAGCATGCCTCCAGGGAGCTTGTTAGGGCCTCGACAGTAAGCAGCTTTGCCGGAAGGGAGAGCTGTAacaggtgggaggaggaggcggagggagATCTCAGCGGCACCGCAAAAAGAGGAACAAGTTTTCGGAAGAGGCTAGAGGGGTTGTTtggggggaaagagaaggagaggggggtgggcagCAAGAGAGATGGCGGGAGGCAGAACACGTCATCAGAAAAATCGTGCAGCAGTGTGAAAAAAGGGAagactgaggaggagggggagcaaGAGAACCCCTCGAAACACAAGGGGAGAGGTTGGAGCAGTCGAAATTCTGGTGTGCGCCCAGCAGGGGGGCTGTTTCGCAGTGAGTCCCAGGGAGTGTTGGACCGTCGGTTCCACAAGCAGAGCTCCAAGGAAAGGCGACAGCAGTGGGTGTCCTCCCTGGAGATTGCCCGGTCGGGGATGGAGTACACTTCACAAGGCCTCAGCCTGGAGCGGGCGAGAGCTTTCGGCGGCGGGGGCGAGGATGAGCGCCTTTCCTCCACTGCCAGCCTGTTCCACCTCTCCCGTTCTCAGAGTCCAGAAGGTAGttgtctctccctttcccctctctcttccccatccctctctcctcctcctcccccggcaCGTATGACACGCTCTCGCTCGTTCCGAGATCTTGGGAGAAGGGTCTTTGGCTCGGTGAAGcctttcagttttaaaacccAGAGTTTGAGAAAATGA
- the ttc9c gene encoding tetratricopeptide repeat protein 9C yields MASCSPSAAVELGAVGGVGSKVDAQLQDAVRLKTEGNACYREKRIRAAIGRYHRALLVLRGLDSDVTAAIQGFGPQMPTTTPKQEELLRSTQVDCYNNLAACLLQRECVDYARVQEYSLRVLQWRAGDIKALYRAGVAALELGDAQTARHYLSQASRGQPNDPNVRRYLQRAEERLSSDYQREKALYKGMFAKQKDEAGEGGVDSGVTQK; encoded by the exons ATGGCAAGCTGTTCCCCCTCGGCCGCGGTAGAACTCGGAGCTGTGGGCGGAGTTGGGTCAAAGGTAGACGCTCAGCTTCAGGATGCGGTGCGACTGAAAACCGAGGGGAACGCATGCTACCGCGAGAAGCGCATTCGCGCCGCCATCGGACGGTACCACCGCGCGCTGCTTGTACTCCGTGGACTGGACTCTGATGTCACAGCAGCGATCCAGGGCTTTGGCCCCCAGATGCCGACTACGACCCCCAAGCAAGAGGAGCTGTTGAGGAGTACGCAAGTGGATTGCTATAATAACCTAGCAG CCTGTCTGCTCCAGCGGGAATGTGTTGACTATGCTCGGGTTCAAGAATACAGTCTGCGGGTGCTTCAGTGGCGAGCAGGAGACATTAAGGCGCTGTACAGGGCAGGAGTGGCCGCGCTGGAGCTGGGAGACGCACAGACTGCCCGACATTACCTCAGTcaggccagcagagggcagcctAACG ATCCGAATGTGAGGCGGTACTTGCAGCGGGCAGAGGAAAGACTAAGTAGTGACTACCAGAGAGaaaaagcattatataaggGCATGTTTGCCAAACAGAAGGATGaagcgggggagggaggggtagaCAGTGGGGTGACTCAGAAGTAA
- the map1lc3cl gene encoding microtubule-associated proteins 1A/1B light chain 3C: MPPFEKSQELKPFKQRKCLATRKNEVCSIRSKFPNKIPVIVERYIREKHLPLLDKTKFLVPFELTMGQFLALLRSKIDLDSTQALYLLVSERSMSCMAASMGEVYSQHRDLDGFLYLTYASQDMFGGLSGVTPSC, translated from the exons ATGCCTCCCTTCGAGAAATCACAGGAACTGAAACCCTTCAAGCAGAGAAAGTGCCTGG CAACCAGAAAGAATGAAGTCTGCAGCATTCGCTCAAAATTCCCCAACAAAATACCG GTTATTGTGGAGCGATACATTCGAGAGAAACACCTTCCTCTGCTAGACAAGACCAAGTTCCTTGTCCCCTTTGAGCTCACCATGGGACAGTTCCTCGCTCTGCTCAG gagTAAGATAGACCTGGACTCAACGCAGGCTTTGTACCTCCTGGTGTCGGAGCGGAGTATGTCCTGTATGGCGGCGAGCATGGGGGAGGTGTACTCCCAGCACAGAGACCTCGACGGCTTTCTGTACCTCACCTACGCCTCCCAGGATATGTTTGGTGGGTTGTCAGGGGTGACGCCTTCCTGCTGA
- the zgc:153018 gene encoding transmembrane protein 179-like: MELDRRLLLAHCTAYTLSVLAGLMVVVPLALNGSDFKGRCALFTQGFWRMENRTGVGEDCEWVSRLVVQEWGPPAACQFATFVGVFTVLYGAAQGWRSLFYLHRQHDDTLFSAFLTLLLSLCVLFLSGGASVTLSLGLLSWCHTVTDHDRRPYSCVEAQSVPMYLDVDTSSFYTELTCAQASLWCVTVLWLTHSILSFLRLYHSHSQQIRGPCLSREKELLLGHPPLDRSPPHPHPHPHPHPQPPPYTQEAPSVFI; this comes from the exons ATGGAACTGGATCGGCGACTGTTGTTGGCTCACTGCACAGCCTACACCCTTTCAGTTCTCGCCGGTTTGATGGTGGTGGTGCCTCTCGCTCTAAACGGGTCCGACTTCAAAGGGCGATGCGCGCTATTCACTCAAGGATTCTGGAGAATGGAGAATCGAACTGGTGTAGGGGAAGACTGCGAATGGGTCTCTCGGTTGGTTGTACAAGAGTGGGGGCCTCCCGCTGCATGCCAGTTCGCAACATTTGTTGGGGTGTTCACAGTGCTGTACGGCGCGGCGCAGGGCTGGCGGAGCCTTTTTTACCTCCATCGACAGCACGACGA CACCCTGTTCTCTGCCTTCCTTACCCTACtactgagtctgtgtgtgctgtttctgtCCGGCGGGGCAAGCGTCACCCTCAGTCTGGGGTTGCTCTCCTGGTGTCACACCGTCACCGACCACGACAGGCGTCCATATAG CTGTGTAGAGGCCCAGTCTGTGCCCATGTACTTGGATGTTGACACCTCTTCTTTCTACACTGAACTCACCTGTGCACAG GCCTCCCTCTGGTGTGTCACAGTGCTGTGGCTGACCCACTCCATCCTGTCTTTCCTGCGCCTCTACCACTCCCATAGCCAGCAGATCAGAGGCCCGTGCTTGTCCAGAGAGAAGGAGCTGCTTCTGGGACATCCCCCACTGGATCGCTCCCCACCACATCCACACCCGcacccacatccacatccacaaccacccccatacacacagGAGGCACCCAGTGTCTTCATCTAA